TTAGATATTTATTCGcatgattgaataaataagtgtctatttttgaaatttaaattaacttttttttacatcaacattttcacGTGTGcttgatttattttcattttaatggaaaaattttacaaaaattagaatattctgttgttgtaaatGTTGGTAAATAAAAGttggaattgaattgaaaaacgaAATCGCAAACCTAAAACAGGTACATTCCACTTGGAATGATCatgtgaacaaaataaaaatcctttttcaatgaaatgaagaaatgccaatctattgttgatgaatcatGAATCGAATTACAGATCGATTTATTTGgcttttgaaatttttttttttttttttggttggagTGTTCATTCAGATTGCAGAATATGAAAAAGGTGCGCAGTgtgtcattcatttgaacaacaattggCCGATTggtcattgatgatgttcatgaatgatgaattatcatgaggaaaattttttctttttttttcattttctcatttcattgCTTCTGTGTATTCGACAACGTATACCACTATCATACGATTCAATATGGAatgtatgcgtgtgtgtgtgtgtgtgtgtgtgtgtgtgtgtgtgtgtgcgtgtgaaATATGCAACCATCAGGGTTCTCGATTCATGGCTATTATTCGAGGATAGAAATTCCATAACATTCATGATATGAGTCGGCGTCAACCAAACAAATGgttgaaaaaataacgacAAACACAAGGATACAAAAATTGTGCCGATCCATTACAGGATCAATCAACGTTCATCAAGCAAGCAAGACTAGTCATTCGTCGTTTCTTGTTTGGAACCACTTGTGTaccaccaacatcatcagaACAAATTTGTAgcgtatgtttgtgtgtgtgtgtgcgtaatTCTTTTTCTGGCCAATTGCATTCAATTTGTGGATTTCATATAATGCTCATCGTGGAAATGTCGAATGGTTGATATATtagaaattaaattgaacaatcaaaaacgataatttctcaataaaaaaaatggatccaTTTTGGCTCAATAATATGAACATAactggtaataataattcaacaacaacagcgaacAATGGCAGTATCCatatcaacaattttgatgatataagTACGCTAGAGATTCTTGATCGACCAACAAGGACCATACTAGTCGTACTTTATTCAGCTACATCTGTATTAGCGTTTGTTGGCAATATTCTGGTCATTATTGTCGAAATATTTGGTCGACGATCGGCAGCATCATTGCGAAAATTTCTCATAAATTTGGCCATTAGTGACATATTATTTGGCGTATTTTCTGTACCATTTACATATACAGATTTTATGTTTGGTCGTTGGATATTTTATCCATGGCTTTGTCCATGGGCACAATTCATACAGATATTGTCCATATTCATTACTTCATTTACATTGACAGTAATCAGTATTGAACGGTAAGTACTACTAATtacaattaattaaattaaaaaaattaaaaattcaattatcacATGTCaagcacatacacacacactatttACTCACAATGATAAACAGAAAACATAGAATAAACCACGAATGATTTCGGAGAagcaacaaaattgaaaaaatatcatgatgaatgaatgactgaATAACAGaattgagagagagagagaaagagaaagagaaaaaatcagCCATCACcattgtcattcattttcaatttttttttttgttcattgacaATAGAAAGAATTCAACATTTCTTCTGTCAAATATGtgtcgacatcatcatcaagtttttcttttgtttgtctgtccTATCTAtccattcataataataataataacaaatgaaaattttgcctcaagttttattttatttttttgtccaacaacaataaatcgaatgtgtgtgtgaatgataaaatgacaaatccGATATTGCATTGCATGTACGACGcgtgtccatcatcatcatcatttttttccagtctGCAAAacgacacaaaaaaaatcatcatttattactgcgaaaaaaaaaaatttacaataatcaccacacacatgaacatgaacaaaagtgaaaaattttcaaattttttttctccgcTTCACGattagattattattttattttatatattgttaTATTTCAGGAAATTttaacaagtttttttttatccgtTTTAAAATGAGATTCTCATgtaagaattgaattgaatgaaacattGTCAATAATCCATCCATGTATTGTTTGATGCAGatagcgagagagagagttgtttgttgtgtcgacgatgatgatggtggaaaacaattttcttttcaaaagaacgaaaaaattgaatagcaaacaacaacaacaacaatatttatGCAGTGGTTACAAGAACACATCATCActaaaattttgaataaaattttttacaataGATTATTCcatcgttcgtttgtttattttaccGATCGATAAATATTGGCAATATTTCGaacacaaagaaaaaaaaatctaatccaATTCAgtagcagaaaaaaaacatcagtttcgagagagaaaaaaaacaaaaatcaaattatcggatttttttttctttttttttggacaaaaacaatattatTTCCATGGAATGAGGAAtcaaaacataaacaaaccaaaacaaaaaaaaaatattaaatgaaatgaaattctctctctctctctctctctctctctctctctctctctctctctctctctctctctctctctctctctctctctctctctctctctctctctctctctctctctctctctctctctctctctctctctctctctctctctctctctctctctctctctctctctctctctctctctctctctctctctctctctctctctctctctctctctctctctctctctctctcactttttgtctgatgatttttgtcaCATGAATtctcattgttgttgttgttgttgttgttttcaaaaaaaaagtattctttgaatcattattgtaCCAATTGCAATAGAGAGAAAattaatctatttttttttattcttcgtTCTTTCaaccaattcaatttgattggcTGATTCTGTACATGTACGGttagtttgtgtgtgtgtgtgtgtgtgtgtattaatCGTAAATTATGATTCTAGGATTTTTAGGcctggaataaaaaaaaacattgttattTTCAGGATTATGTGACATTTTGtatgttttgaaaaaaaaatgaaatattcttTTCATAAGAATCCGTGACCAAACGGTTAAggataacgaaaaaaaaatgaattttttttttttttgctgggtgataatcataattcatcaaaatgattttggtCTACCCGTggtacatgtgtgtgtgtttcggatttattcaaaacaaGTAAAATCATCGCATTGAACAACTGAAAACTGGTCGTTTCTTTTCACGAACAAACATACAgcataattaatttttctctcgctctctctctttttctctctctcaaaaataatcatatggctgaataaatgatggaaagaaaatcatgttttcattttgatttcgattcttcttttttcttttttgggccagaaacaatcattaaaataataattaacatatgtatgtgtgtgtgtgtgtgtgttagaaTTGCAAATCTTCACTTCTGTGAAATGTTTTTCGTTTagatttcttttatttttttgttgtttcatttttcttggGAAATTATTAATTCTGGAATCGGTAATAagaattatatatatttttttttgccgtttaaaaaaaatgaacatagtcaccattttcatttgtttcgggtaatttttttttttttgtttcaaatgtcGTCatctgaaacaaaacaaaaaaaatcgatcaatcaaaattcgtTCAATCTCTATTAATgcttaatgatgatttttggaaaagaattttgattttcaaaaaccaaacaaaaaaaaaagagaaatcaaaagaaaattatcgatcatggcaactgaattttttttttttttgttaaatggAAATCTTCTCAATTCTTCCATTCTTTGTTGATTGCcgtgaattgaatttcatcatatgGCCGAATATAGATATATAGAATTCAATTATAACAATGGAAATCTTTTGGGACCATTATTCGGTTACATAGTTAGGGGCTAAACTAATCGATTGACGTTATTCTTATTCAGTGATTCATTCAgtgaaaataagaaaaataaataaattttttttttctttggctaaaaataaatatttaaaaacaaaagtgGCCATCACTccatggatgatgataaaagatgatgaaaatataatttgTTTGCACAAACGAGCacacgaaacaaacaaacaaagtaGTTAATTTTATCTGCTATTCAATTAGagcaacgaaaaaacaaaacaaaacaaaacgaaaaaaaaaaacatcaggCAATGAAAGTGAATGTGAAATAATCACGTCAACCATAAATTCTGTACCATTTTTATACACCCGCCGCCACCAGAGTATGATAATATTCCAAGTGGAaatcgttttctttttcttttttttaataagaaaaacaacaaaacaagatgataatgatgatgatgatgatgatgatgaaacagcttgttgtcatcattgaagaattgtaattacaaattttttttttgctcggTTATCTATGAAAACACATTCACCACacaaaacaagaattatttttgttttgtttttcggttcatattgacaattgaattcttgaactatttacaacaaaaatcgacAATAATGACAGCAAACATCTAGGATTTGTTTTTCCAGGTTTTCTTTGTCACAAATAAATCCGAATCtaatctttttgttgtttgttgttgttgttggtacaATGTTATTcgttggtgttttttttttggtttaattaaaaacaacCGAAACAATTGCAACAGATACGACAACAGTTGgcaatttaatttaatcgCTTGTAgtttatatgtgtgtgattgTGTATTTGGTAAACCaacaataattaattatacATGACCACAAGAGCACCAGAATTCAAATGGTACAACATTctgaaagaatttcatttcaatttcatttcattttgttttgttattttgtatttataAACAGATATTATGCCGTaaaatttccattatcaAATCAGAATAAATGGCTAATGGCTAAAAGTCAATACATTTTAATAATCGGTTGGCTATTGGGCATATTATGGGCATCTATACCgaatacaaaaattgaaaaatttgtctgGGATAATCAAACATATCAGGATTGTCGTCCAGATCATGAGCTATATGAAAGCAGATGGTAAGTGAGATATattgatttgtatttgtttctgtttataatgaaaaataataatctgcAAATGATAGGTATAATATAAGTTCAGTGATGATTACATTTGGATTGCCATTAATCATACAATCAATCTGTTATGCATCAATAATccgttgtttattatttaaagATAATCtacaatcatcacaatcgTTTGCCAAACAAAATCGTGATATGACCAGGGtatggttcatttttttttcgctttaaAACAactaattgttttttttcaaacaaacgaatgaatgaatgaatgaaaaaattatgtatAGATAATCCGTATGTTAGTTGCAGTGGTCATATTGTTTCTTATTTGTTGGTCACCAATTAAAATACTGATGACAGTGATCACTTACAGTCCAGAATGGTTATTCATACATGATCCATCAAGCAATAATTTCTATATTGCAAGCTATTTTGTTTGCCATTGGATGGCAATGGCAAATAGTTTTGTCAATCCAAttatctattcattcatgtcGAAAAGTTTTCGAGTAAGtttacagtttttttttatattttaaaaCCGTCCAATTCCTGGATTTTCATTCTTATATTAGATAGATTTACGTGATTTGGCAAGAAAAATCTGTggacacaataataataaaatggccAATAATAGTGGACATCATAGCTGTTATCATAGTCATAATTATCGTTCATCATATCgccagcagcagcaacaacaacaacaacaactatcatcatcattttcaaatggtATCATTATTGGCGATAACCCATCACCACagccaccgccaccaccaacatcatcatcatcaaaaagatCAATGAgccaaaaatcatcatcatcatcatcatcatcaaacaatggTGGCCAATTGCCAATATGTACAATTTCAGTAATACGATTGAATGGTATTAACAATAATGGACAATTCTAAATTGATaacgattcaattcaaaacatCTCTCGAACGTAATAAATAGAACAACgggatcaacaacaacaacaacaacaacaaaaaacgaacgGGAACAAACTATCAAGAGATAGAGATAgtttatgtttgtgtgtgtgtgtgtatgtgtatgtgtgtatccCGATTTAGTTTGTGACAGACAAATGGATCGGAAGTAACAGAGTATATATTATTCaaccaatgaatgaatgcccaaaattggaatttttttttctttgataaaactaataatgaaaattccaGTTGTTCCAGCAGTTCAAGCTGCCAGCAATGGCATTAGATAGGTAAAACATAATGTGTCCAAACAACACATgacattatattatttttatggCTTACACACACGACACAACTACATGATTTTGAAACCCATTGGGAGAGAATGAGtgtctatgtgtgtttgtgttgaatcgaatcaaatgaacCACTATCATGATGAGATGAGAAAGCGATAGACAGGCTGGACTTGACATTCTTTATTGCCATTATTCTTGCCAtgttattgaatgattgatgaaaataatctagttgatgtgtgtgtgtgtgtgtgtgtgcgataTGCACTGgattccatcatcaaactTGATTGACACACCTTTACGTTTTACGTTTCAATGagatattgttattgttattatcattattcaagaATCTTGTTGATTCttgtcagaaaaaaatgagatctCATGTAATAactctctctccctctcttCTCACacagtttttgttgttaaaatTCATTGTAAATATATGTGCATTTTCtatggaaattgaaaaaaaaaatttcaaatcattcttatcatgacgatgatgatgatgatgatgatgagaaaattgattgatgaattcttgaataaaaaaaaatttcatatttcccattttttattgcaaaaaaaaagcagtattggtttttttccgattTAAATTCTCGttgaattattcattataGTGTGTCTGGCTCTGGTATTTTATCATAAAGAGAGGTGGacaggaaaagaaaaaaaatgtcgccTTGGATTCTGTAGTAGCTGGTATTTACAAACGATAACCACATAGAGCCAGACAGATATTAtagaaataatgatcaaaatcgataattcaattcaaaatttggCTGTTGCCGTTTATATTGATGTTGGCGTTTAATTTTCTGTCGTTGATATTTTCGTTGTGATTCATATTCCGAATCATATAGATACGGTGTATGAACATCGATCCTTGATAATTCACGATCACTTTTACCGAATCGTCGTTGAAAAGCAAACAGAATACATgtccaaacaaaacaaacgcAACCGACTACCAAATAAATGATCGATAAAAATGCATATGGACCaccaatatatttatttgtatTGGCAAGCATGAAAATTTTACGGCCACGAAATTCTTTGACAGGATAATCTACGAGAATGAATTATaaagaatgaatcaattataaATCAGATCCAGGATTTTTGTCTACTGctactgctactactactcACTATAATCAATCTTCAGATAATATGGACCACTTGGCAATGATCGTGCAAACGTTGATCGTGGACGATGAATGATTCGTGCATAAAGTTTACGAAAATCAGGAAACGCTGCCACACGCATCCAAACAATTAATGCTTCATTCTGTAGACCATTATTGTCTGGATTCATTGGATCCAGATCCAATATTGTTTTATTACCCCAATATGGTGGATTAGTAAAATTACGGaaaacatcataatcaattgcATTTGTTATGGCTCTATCCACTGGCCAGGCAATATTTGTACGACTTAATGGCACTGTTCGTATTGTACGATTTCCATGATCCATAAACCACAATGTATAGgtatcattgaataaacTATTGGCACGTGTACCACATGGAACAATACCGCGATATTCCCATTTACCATATGttccatttttgttattatttattgatcgaACCAATTTATAACGAAATGGTTCACAATCAGAATGTAAACTTGGATAGCCAtgaaattgtgaaaaatcttttgatctagtataatgaagatgattttggtaataatttttcaatgcataataaacataaacatttgAATGTAATGATTCGGGTAGATTAAATTTGTACCAACAAATACATTCAGGTGGTGGCCATCGGCCATCGAATCTATTACGCCAATCGGTTAATATTTGTGAACATGATCGGCTACCTGACAATGGTATACAATCCGTGTAATCGATACGAAATATTTGATCACCATAATATGATATGCACATGAAACCGATGCCAATGGTTAATAATGAAATCGATGTTATTAGAAATGTTGCAAACACTGAATGAAATGTTATTAATGGACGACATGCtggtaattgttgttgtttataatctttgattatcaaaaattcTCGTATTTCATTCCAAAAACGTTTTAAtggattatttttcaatacaatttcatttgttggtaacatgatgatgatgattgttgttgttgttgttgctgttggtaATATTGATCAACTTATTGTTTGTCAACAATATAACAGCATGATTCTTGATagttgattcgatttttgacTTGACTTGAATTGTTTacagaaataaaaaccgATGAATACCATAATTTgaggcaagaaaaaaaaaccgccaccaccaccaccaccaccaccaccaccacttgaAATGACAgtgcaaatcatcatcatcatgatgacaatcatcGGTCAATGATagagaaacaacaacacacaacGATATCATTTATGTCGATGAAACCTTCATTttaatataatgaaaaaaaaaatttagttcATTGACATcctatgatcatcatcatcatcatcaaggacCCATTATAAATTCACAAATCTCTATCAGCAAATAATCCGAtaaggcaaaaaaaagaaaaaattttcaacagatcatcatcatcattgacagaTGAttgcattgttttttttcagatttcaATGGTTTTTTCTATTCGCTTGCTGGTTGTTTTGGTGTGTTCAAATTAAgctgttcattcatttgaaaatgatttattttttctggaaaTTTGGAAACTCAAAAATCGAAAGAAGAATCCTGTGTATGTAAATAGGgtaaacattcatcatttggaatCTAGCGTTTTCtggtgaatgtttttttttctgctttgtTTTCAGTTAGTCATAAaactttacttttttttcgctacGTACACACAAATTTTGTTCTTCACGTGAATCGTATGTTTTTACATGCAATTAGAGTCAAAAAAGATGGCAGTAAGATAAAACTGTATTGGATGATAAtctatgaaaatgaatcaggCAACCTAGCTTGCAAACACAAATAGGAATAATCTGGATTtcggtggaaaaaaaacgaaacaaaaaaaaacatggagaatgaaagagagaaagagccAAAAGCCGCttataattcaaattcttttttttctagtcaacaacaacaacaatcgatcaTGTGACCCAATAATGCCTAATTGctcaaatattattattattattgattattgatctgtttatgtttttattttcgataacaaaaaaaaaaaaaaactaaacgcaatgaaacgaaacgatcaaatgtaattttattgaacaaaaaaaagaaagaatccATATTTACCAATTAGCCATTcgcatttttatatatttttttccatagaTTTTATcataccagaaaaaaaatctcggaatttttttttggtctttcactgaaacaacaacgataatcaATTCCTTATCTAAATGGTAGATCTttgcaaacacacaaaacaaaaattgagaTTGATAGGtaaagcattttttttcttctggcCATTGATAATGACGTATAACGTACACTTATAtcttttatatttgtttttttttctatttggtGACATTTTCGGTGGTCCACTATACAggtttctttatttttatttgtatgtATATTTGGACcaaagaaatgatgaaaaatgtcaataatgattggaatttttcgcttttttttgaaaatgttttttttcttcattttcatcatgatgaccatcaatgatgatggtggtggtgataatcaatcaacagaACACACAAGAAGTGTTTGAAGAaaggaattttattttattttttttttttttttttttttgaaaaaatccatttctccggaacaaaaaatgtttccgATACTAATTAACAACCGAAAAAACAGAACAGCAATGAAAGACTTGAAAATGTGGATCACTCCAATTGGATCGATAGAAAGATTTtgggaaaaaatcaaaaacaaaaaaaaaaaacaacggcAACAGTCAATTGTCAGACAATAATTGTTTGCcgttgtcgtttttgttcaaatggctttccaaattgatgattat
This is a stretch of genomic DNA from Dermatophagoides farinae isolate YC_2012a chromosome 2, ASM2471394v1, whole genome shotgun sequence. It encodes these proteins:
- the LOC124499486 gene encoding allatostatin-A receptor — encoded protein: MDPFWLNNMNITGNNNSTTTANNGSIHINNFDDISTLEILDRPTRTILVVLYSATSVLAFVGNILVIIVEIFGRRSAASLRKFLINLAISDILFGVFSVPFTYTDFMFGRWIFYPWLCPWAQFIQILSIFITSFTLTVISIERYYAVKFPLSNQNKWLMAKSQYILIIGWLLGILWASIPNTKIEKFVWDNQTYQDCRPDHELYESRWYNISSVMITFGLPLIIQSICYASIIRCLLFKDNLQSSQSFAKQNRDMTRIIRMLVAVVILFLICWSPIKILMTVITYSPEWLFIHDPSSNNFYIASYFVCHWMAMANSFVNPIIYSFMSKSFRIDLRDLARKICGHNNNKMANNSGHHSCYHSHNYRSSYRQQQQQQQQQLSSSFSNGIIIGDNPSPQPPPPPTSSSSKRSMSQKSSSSSSSSNNGGQLPICTISVIRLNGINNNGQF
- the LOC124499489 gene encoding cell cycle control protein 50A; the encoded protein is MLPTNEIVLKNNPLKRFWNEIREFLIIKDYKQQQLPACRPLITFHSVFATFLITSISLLTIGIGFMCISYYGDQIFRIDYTDCIPLSGSRSCSQILTDWRNRFDGRWPPPECICWYKFNLPESLHSNVYVYYALKNYYQNHLHYTRSKDFSQFHGYPSLHSDCEPFRYKLVRSINNNKNGTYGKWEYRGIVPCGTRANSLFNDTYTLWFMDHGNRTIRTVPLSRTNIAWPVDRAITNAIDYDVFRNFTNPPYWGNKTILDLDPMNPDNNGLQNEALIVWMRVAAFPDFRKLYARIIHRPRSTFARSLPSGPYYLKIDYNYPVKEFRGRKIFMLANTNKYIGGPYAFLSIIYLVVGCVCFVWTCILFAFQRRFGKSDRELSRIDVHTPYLYDSEYESQRKYQRQKIKRQHQYKRQQPNFELNYRF